The following coding sequences are from one Synergistaceae bacterium window:
- a CDS encoding V-type ATP synthase subunit K, with protein METILETMATQLGPMLVILGAALAVGIAGTGSAMGIAIANEAAAGVMTEDPDKFGYCLVLLALPGTQGIYGLLVAVLALQKAGLLGGAAVAITLWQGLGVLFACLPITIVGYYSAIWQGKSSAATILMISKRPEQIGKAVILPAMCETYAVFGLLVSILMLNGISF; from the coding sequence ATGGAAACAATTCTTGAAACAATGGCCACGCAACTTGGTCCAATGCTGGTAATACTCGGTGCAGCTCTGGCAGTTGGAATTGCAGGCACTGGATCTGCAATGGGAATCGCGATAGCAAACGAAGCAGCAGCAGGTGTTATGACAGAAGATCCTGACAAGTTCGGATATTGCTTAGTCCTTCTGGCTCTTCCTGGAACACAGGGTATTTATGGCCTTCTTGTCGCGGTTTTAGCTCTTCAAAAAGCAGGATTGCTTGGTGGTGCTGCCGTTGCTATAACTCTTTGGCAAGGCCTAGGAGTTCTTTTTGCGTGTCTTCCAATAACAATAGTTGGATATTATTCGGCAATATGGCAGGGTAAGTCCTCAGCTGCCACTATCCTTATGATATCAAAACGTCCCGAACAGATAGGAAAGGCAGTTATTCTGCCCGCTATGTGTGAAACATATGCTGTTTTTGGGCTTCTTGTAAGTATTTTGATGCTCAACGGCATAAGTTTTTAA